Proteins from one Syngnathus scovelli strain Florida chromosome 9, RoL_Ssco_1.2, whole genome shotgun sequence genomic window:
- the cxcr3.1 gene encoding C-X-C chemokine receptor type 3.1 gives MPHDLSLSSLLERGQSLTFEGNSSLLDILLDGYVWDGNESYDSAKSFNGVCDPNEGGRFKAVFNTVLYSLAFVVGILGNGLLLGILTRSRKTRSVTDTFILHLAVADVLQLFTLPLWAVQDGQSLGWTFGTPLCKITGAVFTINCHCGIFLLVCISLDRYLSIVHATQMYSRRKPWIVQSSCLAVWLLSLLLSVPDLIFLEALNDSRRKKSQCVRNLTQWTLGSRLLAHIVGFLLPSVVLVFCYASILRRLRCGTGGLQKQKAFRVIVATVALFFLCWTPYNVAVMVQTAFLDNNGTSCAFRTSLQMAADITPIIGNLHCSLNPVLYAFVGVKFRRQLVDLLGLLSSKTSTKFQSVGGRRASVWSESAETSHSLAI, from the exons ATGCCACATGATTTAAGCCTG AGTTCTCTTCTGGAACGCGGCCAATCGCTTACCTTCGAGGGGAATTCGTCGCTCTTGGACATCTTGCTGGACGGCTATGTGTGGGACGGCAACGAGTCGTACGACAGTGCCAAGTCCTTCAACGGCGTGTGCGACCCCAACGAGGGCGGTCGGTTCAAGGCGGTCTTCAACACGGTCCTGTACTCGCTTGCCTTCGTGGTGGGGATTCTGGGCAACGGGTTGCTTCTGGGAATTCTGACGCGGAGCAGAAAGACACGCAGCGTGACGGACACCTTCATTCTGCACCTGGCTGTGGCTGACGTCCTGCAGTTGTTCACGCTGCCCCTGTGGGCGGTACAGGACGGCCAAAGTTTGGGCTGGACCTTTGGCACGCCTCTATGCAAGATCACAGGGGCTGTTTTCACG ATCAACTGCCACTGTGGGATCTTTCTTCTGGTATGCATCAGCCTGGACCGCTACCTGTCCATTGTGCACGCCACCCAGATGTACTCCCGCCGCAAACCGTGGATCGTCCAGTCCAGCTGCCTGGCCGTCTGGCTCCTCTCGCTTCTGCTCTCCGTGCCCGACTTGATCTTCCTGGAGGCGTTAAACGACTCAAGGCGAAAGAAAAGCCAGTGCGTGCGCAACTTGACTCAGTGGACACTGGGCTCGCGCCTCCTGGCCCACATCGTCGGCTTCCTGCTGCCGTCGGTGGTTCTGGTCTTCTGCTATGCCAGCATCCTGCGCCGGCTGCGTTGCGGCACGGGCGGCCTCCAGAAGCAGAAGGCCTTTCGGGTCATTGTCGCCACCGTGGCGCTCTTCTTCCTCTGCTGGACGCCATACAACGTTGCCGTCATGGTGCAAACGGCTTTTTTGGACAACAACGGCACCAGCTGTGCATTCAGAACCTCTTTGCAGATGGCCGCAGACATCACCCCGATTATCGGCAACCTCCACTGCAGTCTCAACCCTGTCCTGTACGCCTTTGTGGGGGTCAAGTTCCGTCGTCAGCTCGTGGACCTCCTCGGACTGCTCAGCTCTAAGACGTCAACCAAATTCCAGTCGGTGGGCGGCAGAAGAGCCTCTGTTTGGTCCGAGTCTGCCGAAACCTCACACTCCCTGGCGATCTGA